A genomic stretch from Kogia breviceps isolate mKogBre1 chromosome 1, mKogBre1 haplotype 1, whole genome shotgun sequence includes:
- the CTSK gene encoding cathepsin K isoform X3 — translation MWGLKVLLLLPVVSLALYPEEMLNTQWELWKKTYRKQYNSKVDEISRRLIWEKNLKHISIHNLEASLGVHTYELAMNHLGDMTSEEVVQKMTGLKIPPSHSRSNDTLYIPDWEGSPDSVDYRKKGYVTPVKNQGQCGSCWAFSSVGALEGQLKKKTGKLLNLSPQNLVDCVSENDGCGGGYMTNAFQYVQENRGIDSEDAYPYVGQDESCMYNPTGKAAKCRGYREIPEGNEKALKRAVARVGPISVAIDASLTSFQFYRKGVYYDENCNSDNLNHAVLAVGYGIQKGNKHWIIKNSWGENWGNKGYILMARNKNNACGIANLASFPRM, via the exons ATGTGGGGGCTCAAGGTTCTACTACTGCTGCCTGTGGTGAGCCTTGCTCTGTACCCCGAGGAGATGCTGAACACCCAGTGGGAGCTATGGAAGAAGACTTACAGAAAGCAGTATAACAGCAAG GTGGATGAAATCTCTCGGCGTTTAATTTGGGAAAAAAACCTGAAGCATATTTCCATCCATAATCTTGAGGCctctcttggtgtccatacatatGAACTGGCCATGAACCACTTGGGGGATATG ACCAGTGAAGAAGTGGTTCAGAAGATGACTGGACTCAAAATACCCCCCTCTCATTCCCGCAGTAATGACACCCTCTATATCCCAGACTGGGAAGGCAGCCCAGACTCTGTTGATTATCGGAAGAAGGGATATGTTACTCCTGTCAAAAACCAG GGTCAGTGTGGTTCCTGTTGGGCTTTTAGCTCTGTGGGTGCCCTGGAGGGCCAACTCAAGAAGAAAACTGGCAAACTCTTAAATCTGAGTCCACAGAACCTGGTGGATTGTGTGTCTGAGAATGATGGCTGCGGAGGGGGCTACATGACCAATGCCTTCCAGTATGTGCAGGAGAACCGGGGCATTGACTCTGAAGATGCCTACCCATATGTTGGACAG GATGAAAGTTGTATGTACAACCCAACAGGCAAGGCAGCTAAGTGCAGAGGGTACAGAGAGATCCCTGAGGGAAATGAAAAAGCCCTGAAGAGGGCAGTGGCCCGAGTGGGACCCATCTCTGTGGCCATTGATGCAAGCCTGACCTCCTTCCAGTTTTACAGAAAAG GTGTGTATTACGATGAAAACTGCAATAGCGATAATCTGAACCATGCAGTTTTGGCAGTGGGATACGGGATCCAGAAGGGAAACAAGCACTGGATAATTAAAAACAG CTGGGGAGAAAACTGGGGAAACAAAGGCTATATCCTCATGGCCCGGAATAAGAACAACGCATGTGGCATTGCCAACCTGGCCAGCTTCCCCAGGATGTGA
- the CTSK gene encoding cathepsin K isoform X1, with product MVPAISSSQARLGTFGQIEECPLIIPFSRMWGLKVLLLLPVVSLALYPEEMLNTQWELWKKTYRKQYNSKVDEISRRLIWEKNLKHISIHNLEASLGVHTYELAMNHLGDMTSEEVVQKMTGLKIPPSHSRSNDTLYIPDWEGSPDSVDYRKKGYVTPVKNQGQCGSCWAFSSVGALEGQLKKKTGKLLNLSPQNLVDCVSENDGCGGGYMTNAFQYVQENRGIDSEDAYPYVGQDESCMYNPTGKAAKCRGYREIPEGNEKALKRAVARVGPISVAIDASLTSFQFYRKGVYYDENCNSDNLNHAVLAVGYGIQKGNKHWIIKNSWGENWGNKGYILMARNKNNACGIANLASFPRM from the exons ATGGTTCCAGCTATTTCCTCATCCCAAGCCAGGTTAGGAACCTTTGGGCAAATAGAAGAGTGCCCCCTAATTATCCCCTTCTCCAGGATGTGGGGGCTCAAGGTTCTACTACTGCTGCCTGTGGTGAGCCTTGCTCTGTACCCCGAGGAGATGCTGAACACCCAGTGGGAGCTATGGAAGAAGACTTACAGAAAGCAGTATAACAGCAAG GTGGATGAAATCTCTCGGCGTTTAATTTGGGAAAAAAACCTGAAGCATATTTCCATCCATAATCTTGAGGCctctcttggtgtccatacatatGAACTGGCCATGAACCACTTGGGGGATATG ACCAGTGAAGAAGTGGTTCAGAAGATGACTGGACTCAAAATACCCCCCTCTCATTCCCGCAGTAATGACACCCTCTATATCCCAGACTGGGAAGGCAGCCCAGACTCTGTTGATTATCGGAAGAAGGGATATGTTACTCCTGTCAAAAACCAG GGTCAGTGTGGTTCCTGTTGGGCTTTTAGCTCTGTGGGTGCCCTGGAGGGCCAACTCAAGAAGAAAACTGGCAAACTCTTAAATCTGAGTCCACAGAACCTGGTGGATTGTGTGTCTGAGAATGATGGCTGCGGAGGGGGCTACATGACCAATGCCTTCCAGTATGTGCAGGAGAACCGGGGCATTGACTCTGAAGATGCCTACCCATATGTTGGACAG GATGAAAGTTGTATGTACAACCCAACAGGCAAGGCAGCTAAGTGCAGAGGGTACAGAGAGATCCCTGAGGGAAATGAAAAAGCCCTGAAGAGGGCAGTGGCCCGAGTGGGACCCATCTCTGTGGCCATTGATGCAAGCCTGACCTCCTTCCAGTTTTACAGAAAAG GTGTGTATTACGATGAAAACTGCAATAGCGATAATCTGAACCATGCAGTTTTGGCAGTGGGATACGGGATCCAGAAGGGAAACAAGCACTGGATAATTAAAAACAG CTGGGGAGAAAACTGGGGAAACAAAGGCTATATCCTCATGGCCCGGAATAAGAACAACGCATGTGGCATTGCCAACCTGGCCAGCTTCCCCAGGATGTGA
- the CTSK gene encoding cathepsin K isoform X2, with amino-acid sequence MWGLKVLLLLPVVSLALYPEEMLNTQWELWKKTYRKQYNSKVDEISRRLIWEKNLKHISIHNLEASLGVHTYELAMNHLGDMTSEEVVQKMTGLKIPPSHSRSNDTLYIPDWEGSPDSVDYRKKGYVTPVKNQGQCGSCWAFSSVGALEGQLKKKTGKLLNLSPQNLVDCVSENDGCGGGYMTNAFQYVQENRGIDSEDAYPYVGQDESCMYNPTGKAAKCRGYREIPEGNEKALKRAVARVGPISVAIDASLTSFQFYRKGVYYDENCNSDNLNHAVLAVGYGIQKGNKHWIIKNRLPTCRLSGHGSRAKLLRGMWNLPGQGHEPASPASAGGLSTTVPPGKPYNQHF; translated from the exons ATGTGGGGGCTCAAGGTTCTACTACTGCTGCCTGTGGTGAGCCTTGCTCTGTACCCCGAGGAGATGCTGAACACCCAGTGGGAGCTATGGAAGAAGACTTACAGAAAGCAGTATAACAGCAAG GTGGATGAAATCTCTCGGCGTTTAATTTGGGAAAAAAACCTGAAGCATATTTCCATCCATAATCTTGAGGCctctcttggtgtccatacatatGAACTGGCCATGAACCACTTGGGGGATATG ACCAGTGAAGAAGTGGTTCAGAAGATGACTGGACTCAAAATACCCCCCTCTCATTCCCGCAGTAATGACACCCTCTATATCCCAGACTGGGAAGGCAGCCCAGACTCTGTTGATTATCGGAAGAAGGGATATGTTACTCCTGTCAAAAACCAG GGTCAGTGTGGTTCCTGTTGGGCTTTTAGCTCTGTGGGTGCCCTGGAGGGCCAACTCAAGAAGAAAACTGGCAAACTCTTAAATCTGAGTCCACAGAACCTGGTGGATTGTGTGTCTGAGAATGATGGCTGCGGAGGGGGCTACATGACCAATGCCTTCCAGTATGTGCAGGAGAACCGGGGCATTGACTCTGAAGATGCCTACCCATATGTTGGACAG GATGAAAGTTGTATGTACAACCCAACAGGCAAGGCAGCTAAGTGCAGAGGGTACAGAGAGATCCCTGAGGGAAATGAAAAAGCCCTGAAGAGGGCAGTGGCCCGAGTGGGACCCATCTCTGTGGCCATTGATGCAAGCCTGACCTCCTTCCAGTTTTACAGAAAAG GTGTGTATTACGATGAAAACTGCAATAGCGATAATCTGAACCATGCAGTTTTGGCAGTGGGATACGGGATCCAGAAGGGAAACAAGCACTGGATAATTAAAAACAG GCTCccaacgtgcaggctcagtggccatggctcaagggccaagctgctccgcggcatgtggaatcttcccggacaggggcacgaacctgcatcccctgcatcagcaggtggactctcaaccactgtgccaccagggaagccctacaaccaacatttttaa